A genomic region of Gemmata massiliana contains the following coding sequences:
- a CDS encoding DUF2924 domain-containing protein translates to MQINVTRELAALVRLTIAELRARYAEVFGEPTTTGNRTWLAWRIQVLAEGDLSQRARSRAAELARDADIRRIPPKGSTAIAGPVHTGTVTKEASDARLPPPGSVITRAYKGATIHVKVLTTGFGYDARTFPSLSAVAEAVTGTHGNGFHFFKLNKAGAA, encoded by the coding sequence GTGCAGATCAACGTCACCAGGGAACTCGCCGCGCTCGTGCGCCTCACGATCGCCGAGTTGCGCGCCCGGTACGCCGAGGTGTTCGGGGAGCCGACCACGACCGGGAACCGCACGTGGCTCGCGTGGCGCATCCAGGTGCTCGCCGAGGGCGACCTCTCGCAACGCGCGCGTAGCCGAGCCGCGGAACTGGCCCGGGACGCGGACATCCGACGGATCCCGCCCAAGGGAAGTACCGCCATCGCCGGGCCCGTGCACACGGGCACTGTGACCAAGGAAGCGAGCGACGCGCGCCTGCCCCCACCCGGAAGCGTGATTACTCGCGCGTACAAGGGTGCCACGATCCACGTGAAGGTGCTCACGACCGGGTTCGGGTACGACGCGCGCACGTTCCCCTCGCTCAGCGCCGTGGCCGAGGCCGTCACCGGTACCCACGGCAACGGGTTCCACTTCTTCAAGCTCAACAAGGCAGGTGCCGCATGA
- a CDS encoding FG-GAP repeat protein — protein sequence MARKNGVRLGVENLERRDNPAPYATGAAAGGAPHVQVFDGSGAVIRSFYAYDASFTGGVRVAMADLNGGGTPDLITAPGPGGGPEIRIFSGESGYTQQIADYFAFDSSDRGGVYVAAGDVNGDGFGDVVVSGFDRASMSAKVRVFSAFLSQMLPSGIQDYNPWGTGNNYVPGFPVAVGDTDGNDGHSEIIVGNPGGNYNVHTDYFGYVATTGQYDRVRVEDPPDAKVYDYFTASVEQNLDFGLFSSSQPVFVTPPPLNFIYNYQTQYNQPVMVGAGDIDGDGKADVVAGASSTTSLASKLFYKRTTTNAISSFNPFGSSNGTVSVAVRNIDGLGTAEVLVGSGAGIASAVNVYNYSWGNLGLLRTQSPYGGFNGGVWVG from the coding sequence GTGGCGCGTAAGAACGGCGTGCGACTGGGGGTCGAGAACCTGGAGCGGCGCGACAACCCCGCACCGTACGCAACGGGTGCGGCTGCAGGGGGCGCGCCGCACGTGCAGGTGTTCGATGGCAGCGGGGCGGTAATCCGCTCGTTCTACGCGTACGACGCATCGTTCACCGGCGGCGTGCGGGTGGCGATGGCGGACCTGAACGGCGGGGGGACTCCCGACCTGATCACCGCCCCCGGACCGGGCGGCGGGCCGGAAATCCGCATCTTCAGCGGCGAGTCGGGGTACACCCAGCAGATCGCCGACTACTTCGCGTTCGACTCGAGCGACCGGGGTGGTGTGTACGTGGCGGCGGGCGACGTCAACGGCGACGGGTTCGGTGACGTGGTCGTGTCCGGGTTCGACCGCGCGAGCATGTCTGCCAAAGTGCGGGTGTTCAGCGCGTTCCTCAGCCAGATGCTGCCCAGTGGCATCCAGGACTACAACCCGTGGGGGACGGGGAACAACTACGTCCCCGGGTTCCCGGTGGCGGTCGGGGACACGGACGGGAACGACGGACACTCGGAGATCATCGTCGGCAACCCGGGCGGCAACTACAATGTTCACACGGATTACTTCGGCTACGTTGCGACGACCGGACAATACGACCGGGTCCGAGTCGAGGACCCGCCGGACGCGAAAGTCTACGACTACTTCACCGCGAGTGTCGAACAGAATCTCGACTTCGGCTTGTTCTCGTCCAGCCAGCCCGTCTTCGTCACCCCGCCGCCGCTTAACTTCATCTACAACTATCAGACGCAGTACAACCAGCCGGTGATGGTCGGGGCCGGGGACATCGACGGGGACGGGAAGGCCGACGTCGTCGCCGGGGCGTCGTCCACGACGAGTCTGGCCAGCAAACTGTTCTACAAGCGCACCACCACGAACGCGATCAGCTCGTTCAACCCGTTCGGCTCCTCGAACGGGACCGTCTCGGTCGCCGTTCGAAACATCGACGGGTTGGGGACGGCCGAGGTCCTCGTCGGTTCGGGCGCGGGCATCGCCTCGGCTGTCAACGTCTACAACTACAGCTGGGGCAACTTAGGCCTGCTGCGAACTCAATCGCCCTACGGCGGTTTCAACGGCGGCGTGTGGGTCGGCTGA
- a CDS encoding WD40 repeat domain-containing protein, which produces MAEVPGNLLCTADVESCGKYREICIWDSGTGRLLTQYVPLDRGKEFAWIEGDSGQLVLESDGLRFVTQTGTKKSLVFHVVDPGTGREVQVGRAWALPLDPDEPGQMPSRFIWSRDRKWLFCQDKACTLYATDTGKSLEINPPDLLREYGTEFGFDGRLFITSAKNGTIRVYDLPSGKLRCEIANMSADQFTAACTSDGKELVVWARRTEGWSLELIDLAKKVRRTIFDKQLATGRVIFAPYGEYIRAGGAIK; this is translated from the coding sequence TTGGCCGAAGTGCCCGGCAATCTGCTATGCACTGCGGATGTAGAAAGTTGCGGAAAGTACAGAGAGATCTGTATTTGGGATTCAGGAACCGGTCGGTTGCTCACCCAATACGTGCCTCTCGATCGAGGTAAAGAGTTTGCTTGGATAGAAGGCGATTCTGGACAACTGGTCCTTGAGTCCGATGGACTCAGGTTTGTGACTCAGACGGGGACGAAGAAATCTCTTGTTTTCCATGTTGTTGACCCTGGCACGGGACGAGAAGTTCAGGTCGGTCGCGCCTGGGCGCTTCCCTTGGATCCGGATGAGCCTGGTCAAATGCCCTCGAGATTTATCTGGAGCCGGGACAGGAAGTGGCTCTTCTGTCAGGACAAGGCATGCACCCTCTATGCGACGGATACGGGTAAATCGCTAGAAATTAACCCGCCTGACCTGCTCCGAGAATACGGAACAGAGTTTGGCTTCGACGGGCGGTTGTTCATCACGAGCGCCAAAAATGGAACCATCCGGGTTTACGACCTTCCGTCTGGTAAACTTCGGTGCGAGATTGCCAACATGAGCGCAGACCAATTCACTGCTGCTTGCACTTCGGACGGAAAGGAATTAGTTGTTTGGGCACGGCGAACGGAAGGTTGGTCTTTGGAATTGATCGATCTTGCCAAGAAAGTTAGACGCACTATTTTTGACAAGCAACTGGCGACTGGACGTGTGATCTTCGCCCCATATGGCGAATACATTCGCGCGGGCGGTGCAATCAAATGA
- a CDS encoding serine/threonine-protein kinase, producing the protein MSDKHADSQATFHLIRNAFRAAYAAPAADRSAILDRECAGSADAREQAEALLRSFDEAGDFLGGRADDPRRSPPPLPVPAAGGAVLSDRYVLVRSLGEGGMGEVWLAEQMHPVRRAVAVKLLRLGCAAPQAVGRFEVERQALAWMDHPNIAKVLDGGTADDGRPYLVMELISGEPLVGYCDRHRLGLTQRLDVFRQVCAAVQHAHQKGIIHRDLKPSNILVEEVDGQPIPKVIDFGLAKVFAPDRRIGATTALGIGSVLGTPQYMAPEQLDAAPTAIDTRADVYALGCVLYELLTGTPPLTDEWLAAANLEQVLAEIRMGEPPRPSDRVANSSSLPSFDHDRPTSPRDLARRLRSDLDRIVLKALAKEPARRYETASALGDDVGRHLRGEPVSAVPPTRGYRFRKFVRRNRGQTVAAAIVAVSLLAGTIGTAIGMIRADNRRIDAERSATKARDATAAEAEARLDADRQRIRVAAEADAAVAVNDLLLSDGVGRLGRWHEDGIDGNVRVNPNLTVREVLDRAALKVGTKYADRPRTEAAVRYTLGSVYHQLGHWEAAIPHLERAAELHRTHRPVLSVDQTDGLYLLGIAHDELCHADRAKTIFLELVAAERGYSPPRSLYLVRALQGLAELYLYEENFAEALALLREARPLAESGLGPNHFRTSLVDAALARLDARTGNPARAKALLLQVAERRAKTFGEDHPHTLGARYELAELAREFSDPKQALALYEQELGRQKAVLGADHPLTLKTMFGLASCHNLLGRTDLALATYRDVQRRWRKTAGPTARETLVTLSGLAACLHKSWDVDASTEASREVYAGLRVSLGPGHPQTALAAYNLANMYFDVGRFDQAIPLYRAAEGYLLPPRNRNTRQAIILITKLALCYERERMYEDGRDRLREYLSVVQLRPDVRGQERLSLLFSLAEALNRLRGYADVEAALRDCIRDYPPDAKSPVALVQSQLGVALLGQGKCAEAEPVLLAAYEDLDRLERGDRARGAFYRAQRMELGAQIVALYAARNQPSAVAEWRAKVPCELAPAPRPR; encoded by the coding sequence GTGTCCGACAAGCACGCCGACAGTCAAGCGACGTTCCACCTGATCCGGAATGCGTTCCGGGCGGCGTACGCGGCCCCCGCGGCCGACCGTTCGGCCATTCTCGACCGGGAGTGCGCCGGCTCGGCCGACGCGAGAGAACAGGCCGAGGCGCTCCTCCGCTCGTTCGACGAGGCCGGGGACTTCCTCGGCGGTCGGGCCGACGATCCGCGCCGGTCGCCACCACCACTCCCCGTCCCCGCGGCCGGCGGCGCGGTTCTGTCCGATCGGTACGTCCTCGTCCGCAGCCTCGGGGAGGGCGGCATGGGCGAGGTGTGGCTCGCCGAGCAGATGCACCCCGTCCGGCGGGCAGTGGCAGTGAAACTGTTGCGTCTCGGCTGCGCCGCCCCTCAAGCCGTCGGGCGGTTCGAGGTCGAGCGCCAGGCGCTGGCGTGGATGGACCACCCGAACATCGCCAAGGTGTTGGACGGCGGGACGGCCGACGACGGGCGGCCGTACCTCGTCATGGAACTGATCTCCGGCGAGCCGCTGGTGGGGTACTGCGACCGGCACCGCTTGGGCCTCACCCAGCGGCTCGACGTGTTTCGGCAGGTGTGCGCGGCGGTCCAGCACGCGCACCAGAAGGGGATCATCCACCGCGACCTGAAGCCGTCCAACATCCTGGTCGAGGAGGTGGACGGGCAGCCGATCCCGAAGGTCATCGACTTCGGGCTGGCGAAGGTGTTCGCCCCCGACCGGCGGATCGGGGCCACCACCGCCCTCGGGATCGGGTCCGTCCTTGGGACGCCGCAGTACATGGCCCCGGAGCAACTGGACGCCGCCCCCACGGCGATCGACACGCGAGCCGACGTGTACGCCCTCGGGTGCGTGCTGTACGAACTCCTGACGGGCACGCCCCCGCTCACGGACGAGTGGCTCGCGGCGGCGAATCTGGAGCAGGTGCTGGCCGAAATCCGCATGGGGGAGCCGCCGCGACCGAGCGACCGGGTGGCCAACTCCTCGTCGCTCCCGTCGTTCGACCACGACCGCCCCACCAGCCCGCGCGACCTCGCCCGCCGGCTCCGCAGCGACCTGGACCGAATCGTGCTGAAGGCGCTGGCGAAGGAACCGGCGCGGCGGTACGAGACGGCCAGCGCCCTGGGGGACGACGTCGGGCGGCACCTCCGCGGGGAGCCGGTTTCCGCGGTGCCCCCGACGCGCGGTTATCGGTTCCGCAAGTTCGTCCGCCGGAACAGGGGCCAGACCGTCGCCGCGGCGATTGTCGCGGTCTCGTTGCTGGCCGGCACGATCGGGACGGCGATCGGGATGATCCGCGCCGACAACCGCCGGATCGACGCGGAACGCTCCGCGACGAAGGCGCGGGACGCGACGGCGGCCGAGGCCGAAGCCCGCCTCGACGCGGACCGACAGCGAATCCGGGTCGCGGCCGAAGCGGACGCGGCCGTTGCGGTCAACGACCTCCTCCTGAGCGACGGCGTGGGGCGGCTGGGGCGGTGGCACGAAGACGGGATAGACGGCAACGTCCGCGTCAACCCCAACCTCACCGTGCGGGAGGTGCTCGACCGGGCGGCCCTGAAGGTCGGGACGAAGTACGCCGACCGGCCCCGGACCGAAGCCGCCGTCCGCTACACCCTCGGGAGCGTGTACCACCAACTCGGCCACTGGGAAGCCGCGATCCCGCACCTGGAACGGGCCGCGGAACTCCACCGCACGCACCGGCCCGTGCTCTCGGTGGACCAAACGGACGGGCTGTACCTGCTCGGGATCGCCCACGACGAACTCTGCCACGCCGACCGTGCGAAGACGATCTTCCTCGAACTCGTCGCCGCCGAGCGGGGGTACTCGCCGCCCCGAAGCCTGTACCTCGTCCGGGCGCTGCAAGGGTTGGCCGAACTCTACCTCTACGAGGAGAACTTCGCGGAAGCCCTGGCGCTGTTGCGGGAGGCCCGTCCCCTAGCCGAGTCGGGCCTCGGGCCGAACCACTTCCGGACGTCCTTGGTCGATGCGGCCCTCGCCAGGCTCGACGCGCGAACGGGCAACCCGGCGCGAGCGAAGGCCCTGCTCCTGCAAGTCGCGGAGCGGCGAGCGAAGACCTTCGGCGAGGACCACCCGCACACACTCGGAGCCCGGTACGAACTTGCGGAACTCGCCCGGGAGTTCTCCGACCCCAAGCAGGCGCTCGCGCTCTACGAGCAGGAGCTCGGGCGGCAGAAAGCCGTGCTTGGGGCCGACCACCCCCTGACCCTCAAGACGATGTTCGGGTTAGCGTCGTGTCACAACCTACTGGGGCGGACCGACCTGGCCCTGGCGACCTACCGGGACGTTCAGCGAAGGTGGCGCAAAACCGCCGGCCCGACCGCACGAGAGACACTCGTCACCCTGAGCGGCTTGGCAGCTTGCCTGCACAAGAGCTGGGACGTCGACGCCTCGACCGAGGCGTCCCGCGAGGTGTACGCGGGTCTGCGTGTGTCGCTCGGCCCCGGTCACCCGCAGACGGCCCTGGCCGCGTACAACCTCGCGAACATGTACTTCGACGTGGGGCGGTTCGACCAGGCCATTCCGCTCTACCGCGCCGCGGAGGGGTATCTATTACCGCCCCGGAATCGGAACACCCGCCAGGCCATCATCCTCATCACGAAGTTGGCACTCTGCTACGAGCGAGAGCGGATGTACGAGGACGGTCGAGACCGCCTGCGCGAGTATCTCAGCGTCGTCCAACTCCGCCCAGATGTGCGGGGTCAGGAACGGCTCAGCTTATTGTTCTCGCTGGCGGAGGCCCTGAACCGCCTACGGGGGTACGCTGACGTGGAAGCCGCCCTACGGGACTGCATCCGGGACTACCCGCCGGACGCCAAGTCGCCGGTGGCGTTGGTGCAAAGCCAACTCGGGGTCGCGCTGCTCGGCCAGGGAAAGTGCGCCGAAGCGGAGCCGGTGTTGCTCGCCGCGTACGAAGACCTGGACCGCCTGGAACGGGGCGACCGCGCGCGCGGAGCGTTTTACCGCGCGCAACGGATGGAACTCGGCGCGCAAATCGTCGCGCTATACGCCGCCCGGAATCAGCCGTCGGCTGTGGCCGAATGGCGAGCGAAAGTGCCCTGCGAACTCGCCCCCGCCCCCCGCCCGCGGTAG
- a CDS encoding ECF-type sigma factor has protein sequence MSQDSAENPPTDALFQEVYTHLRAIAGQHLGGAAARGTLTPTGLVHEAYLRLAGRSAAWASREHFISTAAQAMRQIVLNYARDKGRLKRGGGRTRVSLDGDGPAVIPLDDGLLDLDDALTRLAAHDPQAARVVLLRYFGGSDWAEIAAALDTSPDEIKHSWEFARAWLHRHLAPR, from the coding sequence ATGTCCCAAGATTCGGCCGAAAACCCACCAACCGACGCGTTGTTTCAGGAGGTGTACACACACCTCCGGGCGATCGCGGGGCAGCACCTCGGCGGCGCGGCGGCGCGGGGCACCCTGACGCCGACAGGGTTGGTCCACGAGGCGTACCTCCGCCTGGCCGGTCGGTCGGCCGCGTGGGCGAGTCGGGAGCACTTCATCAGCACGGCCGCTCAGGCCATGCGGCAGATCGTCCTCAATTACGCCCGCGACAAGGGCCGGCTGAAGCGGGGCGGGGGGCGGACCCGCGTCTCCCTGGACGGGGACGGGCCGGCCGTCATTCCGCTCGACGACGGGTTGCTCGACCTCGACGACGCCCTGACCCGCCTCGCGGCGCACGACCCGCAGGCCGCGAGGGTGGTTCTCCTCCGGTACTTCGGCGGGAGCGACTGGGCCGAGATCGCCGCGGCGCTGGACACTTCGCCGGACGAGATCAAGCACTCCTGGGAGTTCGCCCGCGCCTGGTTACACCGTCACCTCGCCCCCCGCTGA